The genomic stretch agctaccgaagcacgactcacgcccggtactcacagctttacttctgccagtacctcgtctcctaccttccaaactttacagaagctctcctgcgaaccttgcagaactagcactcctgaaaggaaggatattgcggagacatggcttagccacagcctgggggatgtttccagaatgagatattcactctgcagcggagtgtgcgctgatatgaaacttcctggcagattaaaactgtgtgcccgaccgagactcgaactcgggacctttgcctttcgcgggcaagtgctctaccaactgagctaccgaagctagttctgcaaggttcgcaggagagcttctgtaaagtttggacggtaggagacgaggaactggcagaagtaaagctgtgagtaccgggcgtgagtcgtgcttcggtagctcagttggtagagcacttgcccgcgaaaagcaaaggtcccgagttcgagtctcggtcgggcacacagttttaatctgccaggaagtttcatatcagcgcacactccgctgcagagtgaatatctcattctgaaaTCATTTCATGCTCTGTATTATCGCTGGGTTAGTTGCAGGTTACGTTACGTTGTCATTCCTTGAAAGATAGCGTAACATTTCcgttaataataaataactttttgcctGCCTATTGAGATTAAGTCACGCTACATACATTTAAGACGCGTTTACTCGCGCTCAAAATATAAGTGGCGTTCCCAAAAACAATACGCAGAATTTGAACTGCTacgttacatctgcatctacatacatacgccgcaatccaccatacggcgcgtggcggagggtacctcgtaccacaactaacatcttctctccctgttccactcccaaacagaacgagggaaaaatgactgcctgtatgcctctgtacgagtcctaatctctcttatctttgtggtctttccgcgaaatataagttggcggcagtaaaattgtactgcggtcagcctcaaatgctgattctctaaatttcctcagtagcgaatcacgaaaaggacgcctcctttcctctagagactcccacccgagttcctgaagcatttccgtaacactcgtgtgatgatcaaagctaccagtaaaaaatccagcagcccgcctctgaattgcttctgtgtcctccctcaatccgacctgacagggatcccaaacgctcgagcagtactcaagaatagatcgtattagtgttttataagcggtctcctttatagatgaaccacatcttcccaaaattctaccaatgaaccgaagacgactacccgccttccccacaactgccattacatgcttgtcccacttcatatcgctctgcagtattacgcccaaatatttaatcgacgtgactgtgtcaagcgctacactactaatggagtattcaaatattacggaattcttttccctattcatctgcattaatttacgtttatctatgtttagagttagctgccattccttacatcaatcacaaatcctgtccaagtcatcttgtatcctcctacagtcactcaacgacgacaccttcccgtacaccacagcatcatcagcaaacagccgcacattgctatccaccctatccaaaagatcacttatccagatagaaaacaacagcggacctaccacacttacgTGGGGcagtccagatgataccctcacctccgacgaacacttaccatcgaggacaacgtactgggttctatttcttaagaagtcttcgagccactcacatatttgggaaacaATCgttccttagttaggagtctgcagtggggcaccgagtcaaacgctttccggaagtcaacgaatatggcatccatctgatacccttcattcatggttcgcaagatatcatgtgaaaaaagggcgggtTGCGTTTCGCAGTAGCGATGCTTTATAAAGCCGTGCTgatacatggacagcaacttctctgtgtcaaggaaattcattatattcgaactgagaatatgtatgagaatcctgcaacaaaccgatgttaagaatattcgtctgtaattttgaggatccgtccttctacccttcttatatacattaTCATCGCTGTAGTTTGCGACTGTCGCCTGCGCCCGTATTTCAAATCGCACGTAGCAATCTGTTCTGACTTATACGGAATAACTAAATTAATTCAAGACCACAAAATTACGCAGAAAGGAGGTCATGGTACAGGAGAcaggacgtcacaaacattgagctTCGTCAAAACGCAAGTTCAGCGCGAAATTCGCTAGAAATATAGGTGAAATAGGTACTAATAcgtatgaaatatgttaaacaaTTCTGAAATATGTTTGACATGTGCATATGCGGGTGGGCAAAGCTACCGGTACAAAAGCTCATCCTAAGACGCTGGAGCAGTTTCAACCAAATTtagtacatacagggtgaaaagtatttaaaccgacaaactctgggaggttgtaggggaaatcaaaacaaatatttttccctaatgtcattttttcctatgaggattatttaaaccggtggaggccgtattacgctcttcagctgttagaggccgtattacgatcttcagttgttacagggcgtattacgctcttcagttgtaggtaactgctgtccaccagtgtagtagtgcattgtctctgtttactaatgaagcgagacacctggagtgagtacactgatacgatTAGtgtgtactacgtagcgcaccacaacggacgagctgcactgcgggtttatcgacaacaatatcctaatcgccgtatcgcgcatcatacgacctttgctgctgtgtaccaacgtctgtgtgagaccgggtcatttagcagattacctggacagggacgccgtcgcacggtaagagcgctgcaatttgaggaagccgtcttgcagcatgtggaacggGATCCTATAATcaacactcgtgcaattgcacgtaacatggggacgaatgcaAGAACAGTCCTCCTGGGGAAAACTGGCCCACAAATTGTTACGTCcacttcacttacagcgtgtccacaaccaggaaccagttgattatccatccagagcacagtttcgcagtggtacctggaacagtgtgaaatgcatcctacatttccaccctctgtgttgtttaccgctgaggcaacgttcgggggtgatggagtcttcaacatgcacaattcgcatgtttggaatgaggataacccacatgccacagttactagcgctcatcaagtgcggttcttcgttaatgtgtgggtcggtgttgttggggactgtttaattgggccgtatctgctagtTAGTTTTgtttcttggtcataaaaaatggaaacgtGTTTGTTGGttcaattaatttgccgccagagaaatcttcctctaccggtttaaatactcctcataagaaaaaatgacattagggaaaaatatttgttttgatgtcccctacaacctcccagagtttgtcggtttaaatacttttcaccctatatAATAGTTTAATAGTCACAAACGGGAAAgaaatactgggggggggggggggggagaggggtaagAATATCAACCTCCTATTGCGGCGATCGTGAGAGTGTGGCGTGGGAAAGGGGAGTATgcgggaggggggaggagatggacagagagggagaggggaggtacTCAGCTAGTCAAATAATTGAATAACACGTAATCATATAGAAAAAGTGTATTATGCgcaaaacatacacacatatgaGGACTGCTTGTATATGAACTAGACACTGGGGTACAGATTTTGGTCACAGCACAACACCTTCTGATTACTGTTGCCAAAAAAATAACTAAAGTTTACAGCTGTTGAATCTATCTTCTCCTGAGCACCACCCCACACGTTCAAATTCGTCGTTAAATTTGGCGTCATTAGCTGGATCCTCACCATGAGGAACTTGTTTTGGTTCGTCTTGTTCTCACTTCGACTGTAGCTGTTCTTCGTGTCTTGCTGTAGAGGCCAAACACAGTCTGTAAGTGGGCCAGGGATGCCCGTCAACGAAGGTGAAGGCCGATGCAAAAATCCTGGCTCAAGGATCCAGGTTCGGATCTCGCACTGGTAGACGCCCACTGCGTTCGTCAAGCCTCTGGGACAGGCCACGTTGATG from Schistocerca serialis cubense isolate TAMUIC-IGC-003099 chromosome 10, iqSchSeri2.2, whole genome shotgun sequence encodes the following:
- the LOC126424575 gene encoding uncharacterized protein LOC126424575, with the translated sequence MAPIAFSRVRCLLENYLRSDERHRPRTLPRERWSAPPTGVRAPGFPRQRRAQEVRPVEWAGAATRRRQRTSPLPSCITPVTTTIARRERLANRTPCAVDSKLQVSINVACPRGLTNAVGVYQCEIRTWILEPGFLHRPSPSLTGIPGPLTDCVWPLQQDTKNSYSRSENKTNQNKFLMVRIQLMTPNLTTNLNVWGGAQEKIDSTAVNFSYFFGNSNQKVLCCDQNLYPSV